Proteins encoded in a region of the Bicyclus anynana chromosome 9, ilBicAnyn1.1, whole genome shotgun sequence genome:
- the LOC112044871 gene encoding protein decapentaplegic: MRGACACAVVCALVALCAARLDESARAAAEKQLLALLGLPRRPPPRARPPPVPRALRVLYDSRALPAAAANTARSFHHTPTPLDERFPGDHRFRLFFNVSGVPADEVARGADLSFQRAVGTTGRQRLLLYDVVRPGRRGHSEPILRLLDSVPLRPGEGIVNADALGAARRWLKEPKHNHGLLVRVLEEDAASVSRDAKFPHVRVRRRVTDEEEEWRTAQPLLMLYTEDERARASRETSERLTRSKRAAQRRGHRAHHRRKEAREICQRRPLFVDFADVGWSDWIVAPHGYDAYYCQGDCPFPLPDHLNGTNHAIVQTLVNSVNPATVPKACCVPTQLSSISMLYMDEVNNVVLKNYQDMMVVGCGCR, encoded by the coding sequence ATGCGTGGGGCGTGCGCGTGCGCGGTGGTGTGCGCGTTGGTGGCGCTGTGCGCGGCGCGGCTGGACGAgtccgcgcgcgccgccgccgagaAGCAGCTGCTGGCACTGCTGGGCCTGCCGCGccggccgccgccgcgcgcccgcCCGCCGCCCGTGCCGCGCGCGCTGCGCGTGCTGTACGACTCGCGCGCGctgcccgccgccgccgccaacACGGCGCGCTCCTTCCACCACACGCCCACGCCGCTCGACGAGCGCTTCCCCGGCGACCACCGCTTCCGCCTGTTCTTCAACGTGAGCGGCGTACCGGCCGACGAGGTGGCGCGCGGCGCCGACCTCTCGTTCCAACGAGCCGTCGGCACCACCGGCAGACAGAGACTGTTGTTGTACGACGTGGTGCGCCCCGGCCGCCGCGGCCACTCCGAGCCGATCCTGCGGCTGCTGGACTCCGTGCCGCTCCGGCCCGGGGAGGGAATCGTCAACGCCGACGCTCTGGGAGCGGCGCGACGGTGGCTCAAAGAGCCCAAACATAATCACGGACTATTAGTGCGAGTGTTAGAAGAAGACGCCGCGAGTGTGAGCAGGGACGCGAAGTTCCCGCACGTGCGCGTGCGCAGACGCGTCACGGACGAGGAGGAGGAGTGGCGGACGGCGCAGCCGCTGCTCATGCTGTACACGGAGGACGAGCGCGCGCGCGCGTCGCGGGAGACGAGCGAGCGGCTGACGCGCAGCAAGCGCGCGGCGCAGCGGCGGGGGCACCGCGCGCACCACCGCCGCAAGGAGGCGCGCGAGATCTGCCAGCGCCGCCCGCTGTTCGTCGACTTCGCGGACGTGGGCTGGAGCGACTGGATCGTGGCCCCGCACGGCTACGACGCGTACTACTGCCAGGGCGACTGCCCCTTCCCGCTGCCGGACCACCTCAACGGCACGAACCACGCGATAGTGCAGACTCTGGTCAACTCAGTGAACCCCGCGACGGTGCCCAAAGCGTGCTGCGTGCCGACGCAACTCTCATCTATATCTATGTTATATATGGACGAAGTGAACAATGTGGTGCTTAAAAACTATCAGGACATGATGGTGGTAGGCTGTGGCTGCCGATGA